One Ignavibacterium album JCM 16511 genomic region harbors:
- the flgB gene encoding flagellar basal body rod protein FlgB, translating into MNTPTIKLLEKFIDYCSVKNKVISKNIANIGTENYRREDVSFQEMLDTKMNQLRTTNPKHISFLPMDDSQFQIYKDKGMENVSGVNNVDIDKEMSELASNALLFRFSSKKIGDYYRGLQNVIKGGGKL; encoded by the coding sequence ATGAATACACCAACAATAAAACTTCTGGAAAAATTTATTGATTACTGTTCAGTAAAAAACAAAGTAATCAGTAAAAACATTGCAAACATCGGAACAGAAAATTACAGAAGAGAAGATGTTTCCTTTCAGGAAATGCTTGACACAAAAATGAATCAGCTCAGAACTACTAATCCCAAACACATCAGTTTCCTTCCGATGGATGATAGTCAGTTTCAGATTTATAAAGATAAAGGAATGGAAAATGTATCCGGTGTTAACAATGTAGATATTGATAAAGAAATGTCAGAGTTAGCTTCTAATGCTTTACTATTCAGATTCTCTTCTAAAAAAATCGGCGATTACTATCGCGGACTTCAAAATGTAATTAAAGGCGGAGGTAAATTATGA
- the flgC gene encoding flagellar basal body rod protein FlgC, with product MKIGDNILGFGISAKGLSVQRKKMNLIAENLANGNSVRTADGQPVKRKILNVTQKKNVLNQQVVDFSKTMKLATTNPNHISNPTLTTNKTSSTSDLEFKVTEDNTPGDIVYMPEHPNADGNGYVQMSNINTITEMIDMIAASRSYEANLTAFNASKQMAKDSLEI from the coding sequence ATGAAAATAGGCGATAACATTCTGGGCTTTGGAATCAGTGCAAAAGGTTTGAGCGTACAAAGAAAGAAAATGAATCTTATTGCTGAAAATCTAGCTAACGGAAATTCTGTAAGAACAGCTGATGGTCAGCCCGTAAAAAGAAAAATTCTTAATGTAACTCAGAAAAAGAATGTGCTTAATCAACAGGTGGTTGACTTTTCAAAAACAATGAAGTTAGCTACAACAAATCCTAATCATATTTCAAATCCAACTTTAACAACAAACAAAACAAGTTCAACCTCTGATCTTGAGTTCAAAGTGACAGAAGATAATACTCCTGGCGATATTGTTTATATGCCTGAACATCCAAACGCAGATGGAAACGGCTATGTGCAAATGTCGAATATAAATACTATTACAGAGATGATTGATATGATTGCGGCTTCAAGAAGTTATGAAGCTAATCTCACAGCATTTAATGCATCAAAGCAAATGGCAAAAGATTCATTGGAGATATAA